A part of Gossypium hirsutum isolate 1008001.06 chromosome A07, Gossypium_hirsutum_v2.1, whole genome shotgun sequence genomic DNA contains:
- the LOC107952452 gene encoding uncharacterized protein — protein MRDIVFLKVSPWKKVLRFSRKGKLSPRFIGSYQILKRVGLVAYQLELPPESDHIHDVFHVSLLRHYHSNPTHSVTVEEIKVTPDLTFKEEPVQILDRDVKVLIRKPIPLVNVLWRNHSTEVATWELEDLMCQQYPHLF, from the coding sequence ATGAGGGATATTGTGTTTctgaaggtctcaccatggaagaaggttctgaggttcaGTCGCAAGGGTAAGCTGAGCCCTCGATTTATTGGGTCGTACCAAATTCTGAAACGAGTGGGGCTagtcgcttatcagttggagctgcCTCCAGAGTCAGAccatattcatgatgtgttccatgtctcttTGTTGAGGCATTACCATTCGAATCCCACTCACAGCGTCACTGTTGAGGAAATTAAAGTTACGCCAGATCTAACCTTCAAGGAGGAACCAGTTCAGATCCTGGATCGCGATGTAAAGGTCCTTATAAGGAAACCTATCCCCTTAGTGAATGTGCTGTggcggaatcatagcactgaaGTGGCCACATGGGAGCTTGAGGATTTGATGTgccagcagtatcctcatctgttctga